A stretch of Acipenser ruthenus chromosome 1, fAciRut3.2 maternal haplotype, whole genome shotgun sequence DNA encodes these proteins:
- the LOC117400825 gene encoding liver-expressed antimicrobial peptide 2-like yields the protein MRTVICRVFAISLILFLICDIQVQAAALPRGDGVQLVNRVKRSMMWRWITQRPIGASCRDHSECGTNYCKDDYCSIRVFSS from the exons ATGAGGACAGTAATCTGCAGAGTGTTTGCTATCAGCCTCATACTCTTCTTGATCTGTGACATCCAG GTTCAGGCTGCTGCTCTCCCGCGAGGTGATGGGGTTCAGCTGGTAAACCGTGTGAAGAGATCGATGATGTGGCGCTGGATTACCCAAAGACCAATAGGAGCCAGCTGCAGAGACCACTCTGAGTGCGGCACCAACTACTGCAA GGATGACTACTGCTCAATCCGAGTGTTTTCGTCTTAG